The following are encoded together in the Thermomicrobiales bacterium genome:
- a CDS encoding glutamate--tRNA ligase family protein has translation MANVIDDHDMEITHIMRGEEWIPTAPVHIRLYAAFGWDPPAIAHMPLILAPGGGKLSKRHGSTAMEEFRSQGYLPEALMNYLALLGWSLDGTTEIFSRDELLEKWSLERVSPSPATRSTMTSSKAGSTSSTSTMFSI, from the coding sequence CTGGCCAACGTCATCGACGATCATGACATGGAGATCACCCACATCATGCGCGGCGAGGAGTGGATTCCGACCGCGCCCGTGCACATTCGCCTCTATGCCGCCTTTGGGTGGGACCCGCCGGCGATCGCGCACATGCCGCTGATCCTGGCGCCTGGCGGCGGCAAGCTGTCGAAACGGCATGGCTCGACCGCCATGGAGGAGTTCCGCTCCCAGGGATATCTGCCCGAAGCGCTGATGAACTACCTGGCGCTGCTCGGTTGGAGTCTCGACGGCACGACCGAGATTTTCTCGCGGGACGAACTGCTCGAGAAATGGTCGCTGGAGCGAGTCAGCCCGTCACCTGCGACGCGTTCGACTATGACAAGCTCCAAGGCTGGTTCAACCAGCAGTACATCAACCATGTTCTCGATCTGA